A part of Xenopus tropicalis strain Nigerian chromosome 4, UCB_Xtro_10.0, whole genome shotgun sequence genomic DNA contains:
- the LOC116410475 gene encoding uncharacterized protein LOC116410475 yields the protein MSVASSENGNTPEQMIHRIVEFIYTRVKFDIGMDVWINDLKRNARADLNDIWATDGLVERYLTCMNLASNSSDKEKKLICAIPPVLYALMEVDTLSKARKENVEKLRSQLHEIESDIQHMKSDKNQLEIDISNKEAFIRDLETDAERSRIAYCKLRKDFEELRQQYIKSQQSGVYGVERSPDPPIITPQYKNWAPYISRAKPIDNVDSEAQDVLGRLAEACQAVTTLIGNHRTRVLRDSSSDTSPERNVRNVRNQTPMSNVSHRSSVSNTDASEVESDERVWGSGPFPNRGKNTHKRGSKGKNPQSPKEKQNSASIIKFLNTTIPKFSKKGSSQIANHLELYESTMDSLKLSEADKIRFLPWAFDDRYRHYFSSFKERGITKWQSVLHEIKSEFGPYRTTTAAKREIYKLTCRSNQSPREFLSVLKNAYGLAYRNPDWESVEFKQVFYEALPTQIKLSLAHDLDFENPLERLVTSATLLFNISEGQNLNDGKFKKFPEHNVDESGVKPHLNFESQPKKIPSATGPNQQNQKQLNTRKTKPQIAKGSEGNSSGSGSQGYRPRFNQGYHGYRGNQRYGGYQGYWDPQGYRRWNNRPRQQWRKGQESPDSPRGKSPTGNQNGPQNQNPGRPSRFDQLADQVSKLTDIVSKLSQVSAGKQPEVFLEEKAGPSSAK from the coding sequence ATGAGTGTTGCAAGCAGTGAGAATGGGAATACCCCAGAGCAAATGATCCACAGAATTGTTGAATTCATATATACACGGGTAAAATTTGATATAGGGATGGATGTTTGGATTAATGATTTGAAGAGAAATGCTAGAGCAGACCTTAATGATATCTGGGCAACAGACGGCCTGGTTGAACGCTATTTAACATGTATGAACTTAGCCTCTAACAGttcagacaaagaaaaaaaattaatatgtgcCATACCTcctgttttatatgcattaatggaGGTAGATACCCTATCAAAagctagaaaagaaaatgtagaaaaattgaGGTCTCAGTTACATGAGATAGAATCAGATATCCAACATATGAAATCTGATAAAAACCAACTAGAGATAGATATCTCAAACAAGGAAGCTTTTATTAGGGATTTAGAAACTGATGCTGAACGTAGTCGCATAGCATACTGTAAGCTCAGAAAGGATTTCGAAGAATTacggcaacagtacattaaaagTCAACAGTCAGGTGTATATGGTGTGGAGAGATCTCCTGATCCTCCAATAATCACTCCCCAATATAAAAATTGGGCACCATATATTTCTAGAGCCAAACCAATTGATAATGTTGATTCAGAGGCACAAGATGTTTTGGGCCGGTTGGCTGAAGCTTGCCAAGCTGTGACCACCTTAATAGGTAATCACAGAACAAGGGTTCTTAGAGATTCTTCCTCAGACACGTCCCCAGAGAGGAATGTGAGGAATGTGCGAAATCAAACACCTATGTCAAATGTATCCCATAGAAGTAGTGTTTCCAATACTGATGCAAGTGAAGTTGAGAGTGATGAGAGAGTATGGGGATCCGGTCCTTTCCCAAACAGGGGGAAGAATACCCATAAGAGGGGTTCAAAAGGGAAAAATCCCCAAtctccaaaagaaaaacaaaattctgccagcataattaaatttttaaatactACTATACCAAAATTTTCTAAGAAAGGTTCTTCCCAAATTGCAAACCACTTAGAACTATATGAATCTACTATGGATTCATTAAAATTATCTGAGGCAGACAAAATCAGGTTTCTTCCATGGGCCTTTGATGACAGATACCGTCATTACTTTTCCTCCTTTAAAGAGAGAGGAATCACCAAATGGCAGTCAGTCCTACATGAAATTAAATCAGAATTTGGGCCCTATCGAACTACCACTGCCGCAAAGAGAGAAATTTATAAACTCACATGTAGATCTAATCAAAGCCCTCGAGAATTTCTCTCTGTACTTAAAAATGCCTATGGTTTAGCTTACAGAAACCCCGATTGGGAATCTGTGGAATTTAAACAAGTATTCTATGAGGCCTTACCAACCCAAATCAAATTAAGTCTAGCTCATGATTTGGATTTTGAAAACCCTCTAGAAAGACTGGTAACATCAGCAACTTTGCTGTTTAACATTAGTGAGGGCCAAAACTTAAATGAtgggaaatttaaaaaattccCAGAGCACAATGTTGATGAGTCCGGGGTAAAACCTCATTTAAATTTTGAGTCCCAGCCAAAGAAAATACCTTCAGCCACTGGGCCTAATCAACAAAACCAAAAAcaactaaataccagaaaaactAAACCTCAAATTGCCAAGGGGTCAGAAGGAAATAGTTCAGGTTCTGGAAGCCAAGGTTACCGTCCTCGTTTCAACCAAGGGTACCATGGATACCGAGGTAACCAAAGATATGGGGGTTACCAAGGATACTGGGATCCCCAGGGATACAGACGTTGGAACAATAGGCCCAGGCAGCAATGGAGAAAAGGGCAGGAATCACCAGATTCACCCAGGGGTAAATCACCCACAGGGAACCAAAATGGTCCACAGAATCAAAACCCAGGTAGACCTAGCAGATTTGATCAGCTTGCAGATCAGGTTTCCAAGTTAACTGACATTGTAAGTAAATTATCTCAAGTTTCTGCAGGAAAACAACCTGAAGTTTTTTTAGAGGAAAAAGCGGGGCCAAGCTCCGCCAAATAA